In Microvenator marinus, one genomic interval encodes:
- a CDS encoding class I SAM-dependent methyltransferase produces MAEETYRGVMDASYNEGRLSKPHLNFRYKVRGQVAVDGFRRFHPNAKEPKVLEMGAADGLTLLHIRELLGSGEFLGVEYAQELLDTAPSLPSDTRLIRGDVTALPDEVPADYWDLVSCLAVLEHLDNPQKAVDEAYRILKPGGVFVATCPNPFWDDLAGKFGLVQDEFHAVEVTGDVLIDLAKKAGFKYATFEPFMWVFTGALPYAGLSLDPKLSLEIDSYVRRLKKLDFSFVNQAVVAVK; encoded by the coding sequence ATGGCTGAAGAAACCTATCGCGGCGTCATGGACGCATCTTATAATGAGGGGCGACTCTCAAAACCTCATTTGAATTTTCGCTACAAAGTGCGCGGACAAGTCGCCGTGGACGGATTCAGGCGATTCCACCCCAATGCCAAGGAGCCGAAAGTATTGGAGATGGGGGCAGCTGACGGCCTTACCCTTCTGCATATTCGAGAGTTGTTGGGGTCCGGTGAGTTTTTGGGAGTCGAATACGCCCAAGAACTTCTCGACACCGCGCCATCTCTTCCGAGCGACACTCGCCTGATTCGGGGCGATGTCACGGCACTGCCTGACGAAGTACCTGCTGATTATTGGGACTTGGTAAGCTGCCTTGCGGTCTTGGAGCACCTGGACAACCCGCAAAAGGCTGTGGACGAGGCCTATCGAATTTTAAAGCCTGGCGGCGTTTTTGTGGCGACGTGCCCGAACCCGTTTTGGGACGACCTCGCGGGCAAGTTCGGACTAGTTCAAGACGAATTCCACGCCGTGGAAGTCACAGGAGACGTGCTCATCGACCTCGCGAAGAAGGCCGGCTTCAAATACGCGACCTTCGAGCCGTTCATGTGGGTTTTCACGGGAGCCCTTCCCTACGCGGGCTTGAGTCTCGACCCGAAACTTTCTTTGGAAATAGATTCGTACGTTCGAAGACTTAAGAAACTTGATTTCTCTTTTGTGAATCAAGCAGTCGTCGCGGTTAAATGA